In Pajaroellobacter abortibovis, the following are encoded in one genomic region:
- a CDS encoding glycosyltransferase, with amino-acid sequence MTLDTPTISIIIPIHNEEAILHTAIVDLQERLQAYPWTYEIILSENGSKDQTTSIAHDLINQQTTHGKGIIRLISLVEPNYGNALKQGILTAQGEFVICDEIDLGDVHFYQEAITLLQTHSIELVVGSKLVLGAEDQRPLIRHLASQAYCNLLKLMLGFRGTDTHGLKAFRRSALLDIVHACVTDKDVFASELVIRADRAHKRIQEIPVRIVEKRPPSINLFKRVPNVLKNIAKLTYTIRVQG; translated from the coding sequence ATGACCCTTGATACACCAACCATCTCCATTATCATCCCCATCCACAACGAAGAAGCGATCCTCCACACAGCAATTGTCGATTTGCAGGAGCGATTACAAGCTTATCCATGGACTTATGAGATTATCCTCTCGGAGAACGGCTCTAAAGATCAAACCACTTCCATCGCCCATGATCTGATCAATCAACAAACCACCCATGGAAAAGGAATCATCCGCCTGATCAGCCTCGTCGAGCCCAACTACGGCAATGCTCTCAAACAAGGGATTTTAACCGCTCAAGGGGAGTTCGTGATCTGCGACGAGATCGATTTAGGAGATGTTCACTTCTATCAGGAGGCCATCACCCTTCTTCAAACACACTCCATCGAACTTGTGGTAGGTTCAAAGTTGGTGTTGGGTGCGGAAGATCAACGCCCTCTCATCCGGCATCTAGCAAGCCAAGCCTACTGCAATCTCCTCAAACTGATGCTTGGTTTTCGAGGGACAGATACTCACGGTCTTAAGGCATTCCGTCGTTCGGCACTGCTCGATATTGTCCATGCCTGCGTTACGGATAAAGACGTTTTTGCAAGCGAATTGGTGATTCGAGCTGACCGCGCTCACAAACGGATTCAAGAGATCCCAGTGCGTATTGTAGAGAAACGACCCCCTTCCATTAATCTGTTCAAGCGGGTCCCCAATGTCCTCAAAAACATTGCTAAACTGACCTACACCATCCGAGTCCAAGGCTAA
- a CDS encoding protoporphyrinogen/coproporphyrinogen oxidase, with amino-acid sequence MFQQCSFFSLSIEAALIAVCLLFYTQMASSAHFIPVAILGAGLTGMSAAYHLKLAGIPFRIFESQSYPGGHAITLEEHGFRFDRTGHLLHLKNPEMRKLALEWIEGECLQIKRNSRIWSHGTYTRYPFQANTYGLPPDIAQECLLGFIKTLLEKKQEQPTNFEEFCHLHFGEGFSKHFMIPYNRRLWGVHPKEITAEWCQRFVPIPKVEDVIAGAVGLQHQELGYNANFLYPKEGIGELTKGMARTLPEIEYMRAPYKIDFRQKILFFEDEQVRYQVLIATLPLPVLGKLLDHSTPEIIQANQQLRWNGLYYLDVATSCPSGNDYHWIYVPEEKYPFYRIGCYSHFSPALAPPGHACFYVELVNREEPNLDQLTPQVIQGMIEMKLIQSPNDIHFVRPRKIDYAYVIFNHAYFPALRVLHPFYEEHAILARGRYGGWNYSSMEDALLFGQEAAQKAKTLLSL; translated from the coding sequence TTGTTTCAACAATGTTCCTTTTTCTCTTTATCAATAGAGGCAGCCTTGATAGCGGTATGCTTACTATTCTATACGCAAATGGCCTCTTCCGCTCATTTTATCCCCGTTGCAATCCTCGGCGCTGGCCTAACCGGCATGTCAGCTGCTTATCATCTCAAGCTTGCTGGTATCCCTTTTCGCATCTTTGAAAGTCAGAGCTATCCAGGAGGGCACGCGATTACCCTTGAAGAACACGGCTTTCGGTTCGATCGGACTGGACACCTCCTCCACCTGAAAAATCCTGAAATGCGCAAGCTCGCGCTGGAATGGATAGAGGGGGAATGCCTCCAAATTAAACGTAATTCGCGCATTTGGTCTCACGGGACCTACACACGCTATCCCTTCCAAGCGAACACCTACGGATTGCCTCCTGATATAGCTCAAGAATGCCTGCTCGGTTTTATCAAAACCCTACTCGAGAAAAAGCAAGAGCAGCCAACCAATTTTGAAGAATTCTGCCACCTCCATTTTGGAGAAGGGTTCAGCAAACATTTTATGATCCCCTACAATCGTCGCCTCTGGGGAGTCCATCCAAAAGAAATCACAGCCGAGTGGTGTCAACGATTCGTTCCCATCCCGAAAGTAGAAGACGTTATCGCAGGGGCAGTTGGCCTACAGCACCAAGAACTCGGATACAATGCCAACTTTCTCTATCCCAAAGAAGGGATAGGAGAACTGACCAAGGGAATGGCGCGTACACTTCCAGAGATCGAATACATGCGAGCCCCCTACAAAATCGATTTCCGTCAAAAGATCCTATTTTTTGAAGATGAGCAGGTCCGGTATCAAGTGCTGATCGCCACCCTTCCTCTTCCCGTCCTCGGGAAACTGTTGGACCATTCTACTCCAGAGATCATCCAAGCCAATCAACAATTGCGCTGGAATGGACTGTACTACCTGGACGTTGCAACCTCCTGCCCATCAGGAAATGACTATCATTGGATCTATGTACCTGAGGAAAAATATCCCTTTTACCGCATCGGTTGTTACTCGCACTTTAGTCCTGCACTTGCCCCCCCTGGCCATGCTTGTTTCTATGTAGAGCTTGTCAATCGAGAAGAGCCCAATCTCGATCAGCTCACCCCTCAAGTGATTCAAGGCATGATCGAAATGAAACTCATTCAGTCTCCAAATGATATTCATTTTGTACGCCCTCGGAAAATTGACTACGCTTATGTGATTTTTAATCACGCCTATTTCCCCGCTTTACGTGTTCTTCACCCATTCTATGAAGAACACGCTATTCTCGCTCGAGGACGCTATGGGGGATGGAACTATTCTTCCATGGAGGATGCACTCCTCTTTGGACAAGAAGCAGCGCAAAAAGCCAAGACCCTTCTGAGCCTATAG
- a CDS encoding single-stranded DNA-binding protein produces MAEGLNKVILMGNLGAEPELRVTAGGEAILKMRLATTEVYLDRTNTRQERTEWHSVTMWGKRGEALAKVLSKGSSVLIEGSLRTYSYEKGNEKRYRTEVIANRLVFVGSKGRSAPPDQEEGARMDTSNSHLKHTPPSSDADFDDFGAPHGGFGEQDEDIPF; encoded by the coding sequence ATGGCAGAAGGATTAAATAAAGTCATACTGATGGGAAACCTCGGTGCAGAGCCGGAACTGCGTGTCACTGCAGGTGGGGAGGCGATTCTCAAAATGCGGTTGGCAACCACGGAAGTTTATTTGGATCGGACGAACACCAGGCAAGAGCGGACTGAGTGGCATTCCGTGACGATGTGGGGGAAAAGAGGGGAGGCTCTTGCCAAGGTGCTTTCTAAAGGCTCAAGCGTTCTGATAGAAGGATCATTGAGGACGTACAGCTATGAGAAAGGGAATGAAAAACGATATCGAACAGAAGTCATTGCTAACCGCCTGGTTTTCGTAGGCTCAAAGGGGCGCAGCGCTCCTCCCGATCAGGAAGAAGGTGCTCGAATGGATACATCGAACTCCCATTTGAAACATACGCCTCCCTCTTCAGATGCCGATTTTGATGACTTTGGGGCACCCCACGGAGGATTTGGAGAGCAAGATGAAGATATCCCCTTTTGA
- the rpmE gene encoding 50S ribosomal protein L31, whose protein sequence is MKKGIHPEYLPSRVVCACGDTFVTRSTRGDMMVDVCGVCHPYYAGTQRLVDAAGRVDRFRKRYQSKFGNIKEA, encoded by the coding sequence ATGAAAAAAGGAATTCACCCTGAATATCTCCCTTCGCGTGTTGTCTGTGCATGCGGTGATACATTTGTCACCCGATCTACGCGAGGTGACATGATGGTAGATGTATGTGGAGTTTGCCATCCTTATTATGCGGGGACCCAGAGATTAGTTGATGCTGCTGGACGTGTGGATAGGTTCCGCAAGCGCTACCAAAGCAAGTTTGGAAATATAAAAGAAGCATGA